The Astyanax mexicanus isolate ESR-SI-001 chromosome 12, AstMex3_surface, whole genome shotgun sequence genome window below encodes:
- the prnpa gene encoding prion protein a encodes MLSQRGVISFLACLLLLTTLFPDVQSRRGGGLGRIGGGMGRGGGGWGGGTANRGGWGAGHANTHRTPHAHAAGHGHAGAHGHAGAHGHPGAHGHAGAHGHAGTHDHAGGHSSGGSSAGKIAGAAAAGALGGMVLGHGLSSMTGYGHGYGGYGHGYGHGYGHGYGHGGHGYPRHDGHGHGHGDLNETDTDYYYGAASRGPTYGFVVLFGAAVSFILGHWLS; translated from the coding sequence ATGCTATCCCAACGTGGAGTCATCTCATTCTTGGCCTGCCTGTTGCTCCTGACAACACTGTTCCCTGATGTCCAGTCTCGACGTGGTGGTGGTTTAGGACGCATTGGTGGTGGAATGGGtagaggtggaggaggatgggGAGGAGGAACAGCTAACCGGGGAGGCTGGGGAGCAGGCCACGCCAACACCCATAGAACCCCACATGCCCACGCTGCAGGCCACGGTCATGCTGGGGCACATGGCCACGCCGGAGCCCATGGCCACCCTGGAGCACATGGTCACGCTGGAGCACATGGCCACGCTGGAACCCATGACCACGCAGGAGGCCACAGCTCTGGTGGCTCCAGTGCTGGAAAGATTGCAGGGGCGGCTGCTGCCGGAGCTTTGGGTGGAATGGTATTGGGACATGGCCTGAGCTCCATGACTGGGTACGGCCATGGCTATGGAGGCTACGGCCACGGGTACGGCCATGGATATGGCCACGGATACGGCCATGGGGGACATGGCTACCCCAGGCATGATGGGCATGGGCACGGACACGGCGATCTGAACGAGACGGACACAGATTACTACTACGGAGCTGCCAGCAGGGGGCCCACGTACGGGTTTGTTGTGCTGTTCGGAGCAGCCGTGTCCTTCATACTCGGACACTGGCTCTCATAG